In a single window of the Silvimonas iriomotensis genome:
- a CDS encoding 5-carboxymethyl-2-hydroxymuconate Delta-isomerase translates to MPNVTLQYTANLAHDFDPAALLGRVHQAFADTGEFAMADVKGRAFRIDTFQVGLNEAPEKSFVHVTVATMTTRSAELKQRLGKAIVAVLQETFRSKFDEVQCQLRVEIVPIDPAFYFAG, encoded by the coding sequence ATGCCCAACGTCACCCTGCAATACACCGCCAATCTCGCCCATGATTTCGACCCTGCCGCCCTGCTCGGCCGGGTGCATCAGGCTTTTGCCGATACGGGCGAATTTGCCATGGCAGACGTGAAAGGCCGTGCGTTCCGGATTGATACCTTTCAGGTCGGGCTGAACGAGGCCCCGGAGAAATCCTTTGTACACGTCACCGTGGCGACCATGACTACCCGCAGCGCAGAACTCAAGCAGCGCTTGGGCAAGGCGATTGTGGCGGTGTTGCAGGAGACGTTTCGCAGCAAGTTCGATGAGGTGCAGTGTCAATTGCGGGTGGAGATCGTGCCGATTGATCCGGCGTTTTACTTTGCCGGCTAA
- a CDS encoding Mpo1-like protein yields MAERFRSFSAFYPFYLSEHRNVICRRLHFVGSLGVLACLAMLLAGHGWVWLLAGLLCGYGFAWVGHFFFEHNRPATFQYPLYSLAGDWVMFSDICRGRIRL; encoded by the coding sequence ATGGCTGAGCGCTTTCGTTCCTTCTCTGCGTTTTATCCGTTTTACCTGAGTGAACACCGCAATGTGATTTGCCGGCGGCTGCATTTTGTCGGCTCGCTGGGGGTGCTGGCTTGTCTGGCCATGCTGCTTGCCGGACACGGCTGGGTCTGGCTGCTGGCGGGGTTGCTGTGTGGTTACGGCTTTGCCTGGGTCGGGCATTTTTTCTTTGAACACAATCGCCCGGCCACGTTTCAGTATCCGTTGTACAGCCTGGCGGGTGACTGGGTCATGTTCAGCGATATCTGCCGCGGGCGTATCCGTTTGTAG
- a CDS encoding family 20 glycosylhydrolase, translating to MTRPSGSQLKLKWECLSNAHEGDNFLAELVLTNHSDKPLSGNDWALYFNTCRKIYGESVTGGVAISQVNGDLFKLVPKADFGTLAPGESRTIGYKGMFWVIQETDAPLGFYVVYDDGTPAARAEAIGDPEIVPFTRLEQRNRNANDKVAPVTAESRFADNKDLSLLPAAEVGLITPTPQSLLHGHGEFVIDAATVIVHPAELANEAAFLQQSLADLGVRPTLAAQGSGIVLKLAKVAAPQVTGNLAEAYELNVDSHGITITGATAHAVFNGIQSLRQLLPVSAWVNPQATLAVPAIKVADAPRFAYRGMHIDVGRNFSSKETILRLLDLMALYKLNKFHFHITDDEGWRVEIPSLPELTEIGSRRGFTPDETDNLVPCFGSGAQVEGSHGTGFYTREEFIEILRFATARHIEVIPEVDVPGHARAAIKAMNVRYNRLKAQGLQREAEEYLLTDFADQSKYESVQLWHDNVICIAMESSYRFIETVVSDIEAMFVEAGAPFLALHTGGDEVPHGAWEGSPVCQKFMTDKGMKTIQELQDYFLTRFREILTRHKLEFAGWEEIALIREQQADGSHKPAPNPRFKDANFRPYIWNNVWGWGQEDIAYQLANAGYKVVLSNVTDLYFDLAYAKDPQEPGYYWGGFIETRKPFWFCPLDIYTTATVNLFGHPLDREALDKMARLTETGTQNVLGIQGQLWGENARNAGRVEYLAAPRLLALAERAWAVDPGWTFIADATQRNQKMATDWNQFANRLGQRELARLDGFLGGYGYRIPLPGAVVEGGKIIANTSAPGLTVRYTVDGSEPNAFSAVYEGPISASGDVKLATFSSTNRKSRTVVVGE from the coding sequence ATGACCCGACCCAGTGGTTCCCAGCTCAAACTCAAGTGGGAATGCCTCTCCAACGCTCACGAGGGCGACAATTTCCTGGCCGAACTCGTCCTTACCAACCACTCGGACAAACCGCTCTCCGGCAACGACTGGGCGCTGTATTTCAATACGTGCCGCAAGATCTACGGTGAATCGGTGACGGGTGGCGTCGCCATCAGCCAGGTCAATGGCGACCTGTTCAAGCTCGTCCCCAAGGCCGACTTCGGCACGCTGGCCCCGGGCGAATCGCGCACCATTGGTTACAAGGGCATGTTCTGGGTTATCCAGGAAACCGACGCACCGCTGGGTTTCTATGTAGTGTATGACGATGGCACGCCGGCCGCCCGCGCCGAAGCCATTGGCGATCCGGAAATCGTACCGTTCACCCGCCTGGAACAGCGCAACCGCAATGCCAACGACAAGGTGGCCCCGGTCACCGCTGAAAGCCGCTTTGCCGACAACAAAGACCTGTCGCTGCTGCCGGCCGCTGAAGTGGGCCTGATTACCCCGACGCCGCAATCGTTGCTGCACGGCCATGGCGAGTTCGTGATCGACGCCGCCACCGTGATCGTGCACCCGGCCGAACTGGCCAATGAAGCGGCTTTCCTGCAGCAAAGCCTGGCTGATCTGGGCGTGCGCCCGACGCTGGCCGCGCAAGGCAGCGGCATTGTGCTCAAACTGGCCAAAGTGGCCGCGCCGCAAGTCACCGGCAACCTGGCTGAAGCGTACGAACTGAATGTCGACAGCCACGGCATTACCATCACCGGCGCCACGGCACACGCCGTATTCAACGGCATCCAGAGCCTGCGCCAGTTGCTGCCGGTATCCGCCTGGGTGAACCCGCAAGCCACGCTGGCCGTGCCGGCAATCAAGGTGGCCGACGCCCCGCGCTTTGCCTATCGCGGCATGCATATCGACGTGGGCCGCAATTTCTCCAGCAAAGAGACCATCCTGCGCCTGCTGGATCTGATGGCGCTGTACAAGCTGAACAAGTTCCACTTCCACATCACCGATGACGAAGGCTGGCGCGTCGAGATCCCGTCACTGCCGGAACTGACCGAAATCGGCTCCAGACGCGGCTTCACGCCGGATGAAACCGATAACCTGGTGCCGTGCTTTGGTTCTGGCGCCCAGGTCGAAGGCTCTCACGGTACGGGTTTTTATACCCGCGAAGAGTTCATCGAGATTCTGCGCTTTGCCACCGCCCGCCATATCGAGGTCATCCCCGAAGTGGACGTGCCCGGCCACGCGCGCGCCGCCATCAAGGCCATGAACGTGCGTTACAACCGCCTGAAGGCCCAGGGCCTGCAGCGCGAAGCCGAAGAATATCTGCTGACCGACTTTGCCGATCAATCGAAGTACGAGTCCGTGCAGTTGTGGCACGACAACGTGATCTGCATTGCCATGGAATCGAGCTACCGCTTTATCGAAACCGTGGTGTCGGACATCGAAGCCATGTTCGTCGAAGCCGGCGCACCATTCCTGGCACTGCATACCGGTGGCGATGAAGTACCGCACGGCGCGTGGGAAGGCTCCCCGGTGTGCCAGAAATTCATGACCGACAAGGGCATGAAGACCATTCAGGAACTGCAGGATTACTTCCTGACCCGTTTCCGCGAAATCCTGACCCGCCACAAGCTGGAATTTGCCGGCTGGGAAGAAATCGCCCTGATCCGCGAACAACAGGCCGACGGCAGCCACAAGCCGGCGCCGAACCCGCGCTTCAAGGATGCCAACTTCCGCCCGTACATCTGGAACAACGTGTGGGGCTGGGGCCAGGAAGATATCGCCTACCAACTGGCCAACGCCGGTTACAAGGTGGTGTTGTCTAACGTGACCGATCTGTACTTTGACCTTGCCTACGCCAAAGACCCGCAAGAACCGGGTTACTACTGGGGCGGCTTTATCGAGACGCGCAAACCGTTCTGGTTCTGCCCGCTGGATATCTACACCACCGCCACGGTCAACCTGTTCGGCCACCCGCTTGACCGCGAAGCGCTGGACAAGATGGCCCGCCTGACCGAAACCGGCACCCAGAACGTCCTGGGCATCCAGGGCCAGTTGTGGGGCGAAAACGCCCGCAACGCCGGCCGCGTGGAATACCTGGCCGCACCGCGCCTGCTGGCCCTGGCCGAGCGCGCCTGGGCGGTTGATCCGGGCTGGACCTTCATCGCCGACGCCACCCAGCGCAACCAGAAAATGGCGACCGACTGGAACCAGTTTGCCAATCGCCTTGGCCAGCGTGAACTGGCGCGTCTGGACGGTTTCCTGGGCGGCTACGGCTACCGCATCCCGCTGCCGGGTGCCGTGGTTGAGGGCGGCAAGATCATCGCCAACACCAGCGCCCCGGGCCTGACCGTCCGCTACACCGTAGACGGCAGCGAACCGAACGCCTTCAGCGCTGTGTACGAAGGCCCGATCAGTGCTTCTGGTGATGTGAAACTGGCGACGTTCAGCAGCACCAACCGCAAGAGCCGGACTGTGGTGGTGGGCGAGTAA
- the purL gene encoding phosphoribosylformylglycinamidine synthase, whose amino-acid sequence MAEVLKLRGGAALSAFRVEKLQAALTSQGIKADIQAEFWHFAETSTALTEAEQTTLGRVLHYGDPAPAEAGKGSLLLVLPRLGTISPWSSKATDILQHTGLDKISRIERGIAVYASKNGQPLSTAEKSLLLPLIHDRMTEQVFETLDAGNELFRHLDAKPFQSVDILKGGREALDKANLEFGFALSPDEIDYLVESYKKLNRNPSDAELTMFAQANSEHCRHKIFNADFIIDGEKQSHSLFGMIRETHKAHPQGTVVAYNDNSSVIEGADIGRFFPQPDSAEYGYNDQTTHILMKVETHNHPTAISPFPGAATGSGGEIRDEGATGRGSKPKAGLSGFTVSNLNIPGALQAWETEQYGKPDRIASPLQIMIEGPIGAAAFNNEFGRPNLAGYFRTFEETWHGERRGYHKPIMLAGGLGNISAAHIGKNDIPDGSLLIQLGGPGMLIGMGGGAASSMATGANAADLDFDSVQRGNPEIQRRAQEVIDRCWQLGDHNPILSIHDVGAGGISNAFPELVDGSDRGAVFELRKVPVEESGMAPREIWSNESQERYVLAIPADRLLAFEAICERERCPFAVVGRATAEKRLVVADEHYGNNPVDMPMDVLLGKPPKMTRDVTRVPVKGEVFDSSTLELKDAIYRVLRLPTVANKSFLITIGDRSVGGMTARDQMVGPWQTPVADVAVTAMGYNTVLGEAMSMGERTPLALLNAPASGRMAVGEALTNLAAAQIADLGDVKLSANWMAAAGHAGEDANLYDTVKAVGMDLCRDLGVSIPVGKDSLSMKTVWQERDEKKEVIAPLSLIISAFAPVTDVKKTLTPQLQTELESDLILIDLGDGKCRLGGSALAQVYNQIGQWAPDVVSTERLKAFFDTVQKLNREGRILSYHDRSDGGLITAVAEMMFASHVGVTLEIDELCIERRRRGREEDEQTSAEGIAREENGRVMGVLFNEELGAVLQVKRSDTSAVIAEFSNAGIRSELHVIGTLNHDDRLKIKKRNRLVLDETRVELQKAWSETSYQIQRLRDNPASADAEFARIGDKHDKGLFAKLGFEPAQDIAAPFIATGARPAVAVLREQGVNGHVEMAAAFDRAGFKAVDVHMSDIISGRISLADFKGIAACGGFSYGDVLGAGEGWAKSILFNARAREQFEAFFQRADTFGLGVCNGCQMMANLSGIIPGAEAWPKFTRNRSEQFEARVVMAELPQSPSLFFAGMTGSQMPVVVSHGEGFANYSQQGDIGKTIVAMRYVDSHGKPTETYPLNPNGSPQGIAGVTTADGRFSIMMPHPERTFRTLQMSWHPAGWGEDSPWMRMFRNARVWLG is encoded by the coding sequence ATGGCAGAAGTTCTCAAATTGCGCGGCGGTGCTGCGCTCTCCGCGTTCCGTGTCGAAAAACTGCAGGCTGCACTGACCAGCCAAGGTATCAAGGCGGATATCCAGGCCGAATTCTGGCATTTCGCTGAAACCAGCACCGCACTGACTGAGGCAGAGCAAACCACGCTGGGACGCGTGCTGCATTACGGTGATCCGGCCCCGGCCGAAGCGGGCAAGGGCTCGCTGCTGCTGGTGTTGCCACGCCTTGGGACGATCTCCCCGTGGTCTTCCAAAGCCACCGACATCCTGCAGCACACCGGTCTGGACAAAATCAGCCGTATCGAGCGCGGTATTGCGGTGTACGCCAGCAAGAACGGCCAGCCGCTCTCTACCGCTGAAAAGAGCCTGCTGCTGCCGCTGATCCACGATCGCATGACCGAACAGGTCTTTGAGACGCTGGATGCCGGCAATGAACTTTTCCGCCACCTGGACGCCAAGCCGTTCCAGAGCGTGGATATCCTCAAGGGCGGGCGTGAGGCCCTGGACAAAGCCAACCTGGAATTCGGCTTTGCCCTGTCGCCTGATGAGATCGACTATCTGGTCGAGAGCTACAAAAAGCTCAATCGCAACCCCAGCGATGCCGAGCTGACCATGTTTGCGCAGGCCAATTCCGAGCACTGCCGCCACAAGATTTTCAATGCCGACTTCATCATTGATGGCGAGAAGCAATCGCACTCGCTGTTCGGCATGATCCGCGAAACGCACAAAGCCCACCCGCAAGGCACGGTGGTGGCGTACAACGACAACTCGTCCGTAATTGAAGGCGCCGACATTGGCCGCTTCTTCCCGCAGCCGGACAGCGCCGAGTACGGTTACAACGATCAGACCACCCACATCCTGATGAAGGTGGAAACACACAATCACCCGACCGCGATCTCGCCGTTCCCGGGCGCGGCAACCGGCTCTGGCGGTGAAATCCGTGACGAAGGCGCCACCGGCCGTGGCTCCAAGCCCAAGGCGGGTTTGTCTGGCTTTACGGTATCCAACCTGAATATTCCGGGCGCGTTGCAAGCCTGGGAAACCGAGCAATACGGCAAGCCGGATCGCATTGCTTCGCCGCTGCAGATCATGATCGAAGGCCCGATTGGCGCCGCCGCATTCAACAACGAATTCGGTCGCCCCAACCTGGCCGGTTATTTCCGTACCTTTGAAGAAACCTGGCATGGCGAGCGCCGTGGCTACCACAAGCCCATCATGCTGGCCGGTGGCCTGGGCAATATCTCCGCCGCGCACATTGGCAAGAACGACATCCCGGACGGCTCGCTGCTGATCCAGCTGGGTGGCCCTGGCATGCTGATCGGCATGGGCGGCGGTGCAGCCAGCTCGATGGCGACCGGTGCCAATGCCGCTGACCTTGATTTTGATTCGGTACAGCGTGGCAACCCGGAAATCCAGCGCCGTGCGCAGGAAGTCATCGACCGTTGCTGGCAGCTGGGCGATCACAACCCGATCCTGTCGATTCACGACGTCGGCGCGGGCGGTATCTCCAATGCTTTCCCGGAACTGGTTGACGGTTCGGATCGCGGCGCGGTGTTTGAACTGCGCAAAGTGCCGGTCGAAGAATCCGGCATGGCGCCGCGTGAAATCTGGTCCAACGAATCGCAAGAACGTTATGTGCTGGCGATTCCGGCAGACCGTCTGCTGGCATTTGAAGCCATCTGTGAACGTGAGCGTTGCCCGTTTGCCGTGGTGGGCCGTGCAACGGCAGAAAAGCGCCTGGTGGTGGCCGACGAGCATTACGGCAACAACCCGGTCGACATGCCGATGGACGTGCTGCTGGGCAAGCCGCCCAAGATGACGCGTGATGTGACGCGCGTGCCGGTGAAGGGCGAGGTGTTTGATTCGTCCACGCTGGAACTGAAAGACGCCATCTACCGCGTGCTGCGTTTGCCGACCGTGGCCAACAAGTCGTTCCTGATCACCATTGGTGACCGCTCCGTGGGCGGTATGACCGCGCGTGACCAGATGGTCGGCCCGTGGCAAACCCCGGTGGCTGACGTTGCCGTCACCGCCATGGGTTACAACACCGTGCTGGGCGAAGCCATGAGCATGGGCGAGCGCACGCCGCTGGCGCTGCTCAACGCCCCGGCATCTGGCCGCATGGCCGTGGGCGAGGCGCTGACCAACCTGGCCGCAGCGCAAATTGCCGACCTGGGCGATGTGAAGCTCTCTGCCAACTGGATGGCCGCGGCTGGCCATGCTGGCGAAGACGCCAACCTGTATGACACCGTCAAGGCTGTCGGCATGGATCTGTGCCGCGATCTGGGCGTGAGTATTCCGGTCGGTAAAGACTCGCTGTCGATGAAGACCGTATGGCAAGAGCGCGATGAGAAGAAGGAAGTGATCGCGCCGTTGTCGCTGATCATCTCTGCCTTCGCGCCGGTTACCGACGTGAAGAAAACCCTCACGCCGCAACTGCAAACCGAACTGGAAAGCGACCTGATCCTGATCGACCTGGGCGATGGCAAGTGCCGCCTGGGTGGTTCTGCGCTGGCGCAGGTCTACAACCAGATTGGTCAGTGGGCGCCGGACGTGGTCAGCACGGAACGCCTGAAAGCGTTCTTTGATACGGTGCAAAAGCTCAATCGCGAAGGCCGCATCCTGTCGTATCACGACCGTTCCGACGGTGGTCTGATCACCGCTGTGGCCGAAATGATGTTCGCCAGCCACGTTGGCGTGACGCTGGAAATCGACGAATTGTGTATCGAGCGTCGTCGCCGTGGTCGTGAAGAAGACGAGCAGACCTCCGCCGAGGGCATCGCCCGCGAAGAAAACGGCCGTGTCATGGGCGTGCTCTTCAACGAAGAACTGGGCGCCGTGCTGCAAGTGAAGCGCAGCGACACCTCGGCCGTGATTGCCGAATTCAGCAACGCCGGCATCCGTAGCGAACTGCATGTGATCGGTACGCTGAACCATGATGATCGCCTGAAGATCAAGAAGCGCAATCGTCTGGTGCTGGATGAAACCCGCGTCGAACTGCAAAAAGCCTGGTCGGAAACCAGCTACCAGATCCAGCGCCTGCGCGATAACCCTGCCAGCGCCGATGCCGAATTCGCCCGTATTGGCGACAAGCATGACAAGGGTCTCTTTGCCAAACTGGGCTTTGAGCCGGCGCAAGACATTGCTGCCCCGTTCATTGCCACCGGCGCCCGCCCGGCCGTTGCCGTGCTGCGTGAGCAAGGTGTGAACGGCCATGTTGAAATGGCTGCCGCGTTTGACCGTGCCGGCTTCAAGGCGGTTGACGTCCACATGAGCGATATCATCAGCGGCCGTATCTCGCTGGCTGATTTCAAGGGTATCGCCGCATGTGGTGGCTTCTCTTATGGCGACGTGCTGGGCGCCGGCGAAGGCTGGGCCAAGAGCATTCTGTTCAACGCCCGCGCCCGCGAGCAGTTTGAAGCGTTCTTCCAGCGTGCCGACACCTTTGGTCTTGGCGTGTGTAACGGCTGCCAGATGATGGCCAACTTGTCCGGCATTATCCCGGGCGCAGAAGCCTGGCCGAAGTTCACCCGTAACCGCTCTGAGCAATTTGAAGCCCGCGTGGTGATGGCTGAACTGCCGCAATCGCCGTCGCTGTTCTTTGCCGGCATGACTGGCTCGCAAATGCCGGTGGTGGTCTCGCACGGCGAAGGCTTTGCCAACTACAGCCAGCAAGGCGATATCGGCAAGACCATCGTTGCCATGCGTTATGTCGACAGCCACGGCAAGCCGACCGAAACCTACCCGCTGAACCCGAACGGCAGCCCGCAAGGCATTGCCGGCGTTACCACCGCCGACGGCCGCTTCAGCATCATGATGCCGCACCCGGAGCGTACTTTCCGTACGCTGCAGATGTCGTGGCATCCGGCGGGGTGGGGTGAGGATAGTCCGTGGATGCGGATGTTCCGCAACGCCCGCGTCTGGCTTGGCTAA
- a CDS encoding ankyrin repeat domain-containing protein — MTDPLREKLAAYKLEHRYPEQLAARFPRIVTRIMELWGTPNLHDYFDELLIMDRYDRQGFPPEIGAELMSVALAHDQILGLQEEHEDIWEHVRESVESQLRELGFDASAEGFQRAVSLGNINAVLLFLSAGLPVDQLEVEGQWTPLIRAAFEGRTEMALVLLQHGANVHATDRDGYTALHWAALTGHEDIIQLLLDRSVNVNQLSLQGFSPLLQAASQGLEHIVRKLIAVGADPNVATNEGWTALHKAVANNHLSTAVALLDYGADATARHMDGETPLSLAQTSDNKRMADLLTLAAGLQARQRARQRQTS; from the coding sequence ATGACCGATCCGCTACGTGAAAAACTGGCTGCCTACAAGCTGGAACACCGTTACCCGGAACAACTGGCTGCGCGCTTTCCGCGCATTGTCACCCGGATCATGGAGCTGTGGGGCACGCCCAACCTGCATGATTATTTCGACGAACTGCTGATTATGGACCGCTACGACCGGCAAGGTTTTCCGCCGGAGATCGGCGCGGAACTGATGTCGGTGGCACTGGCGCATGACCAGATTCTGGGCCTGCAGGAAGAGCACGAAGACATCTGGGAACACGTTCGCGAATCGGTCGAAAGCCAGCTGCGCGAGTTGGGTTTTGATGCGTCTGCCGAAGGTTTCCAGCGCGCGGTGTCGCTGGGCAATATCAACGCCGTGTTGCTGTTCCTGAGCGCCGGCCTGCCGGTAGACCAGCTTGAAGTGGAAGGCCAGTGGACGCCCTTGATCCGCGCCGCCTTTGAAGGCCGTACCGAGATGGCGCTGGTGCTGCTGCAGCACGGCGCCAATGTGCACGCCACCGACCGGGACGGATACACCGCACTACACTGGGCCGCGCTTACCGGGCACGAAGACATCATCCAGTTGTTGCTGGATCGCAGCGTCAACGTCAACCAGTTGAGCCTGCAAGGATTCAGCCCGTTGTTGCAAGCCGCCAGCCAGGGTCTTGAACATATTGTGCGCAAACTGATTGCGGTCGGCGCTGACCCCAACGTAGCCACCAACGAAGGCTGGACCGCCCTGCACAAGGCCGTCGCCAACAATCACCTGTCTACCGCTGTCGCCTTGCTGGACTACGGCGCCGATGCCACGGCCCGCCATATGGACGGCGAAACGCCGCTCTCGCTGGCGCAGACCAGTGACAACAAGCGCATGGCAGACCTGCTGACCCTGGCGGCCGGCCTGCAAGCACGCCAGCGTGCCCGGCAGCGCCAGACATCCTGA
- a CDS encoding four helix bundle protein: protein MRRKHHDLLAWQAAMTLVETVYDFTAALPRDEAFNLTSQMRRAVVSVPSNIAEGAARMTAKEFGHFLCIARGSLSELETQYMLVCRLKMADPSKQLEEGMHEVFGLLGGLLRKLNAQLV, encoded by the coding sequence GTGAGGCGTAAACATCACGATTTGCTGGCATGGCAAGCTGCCATGACGCTGGTCGAGACGGTTTACGACTTTACTGCCGCACTACCTCGCGACGAAGCATTCAACTTGACGAGCCAGATGCGTCGCGCGGTAGTCTCGGTTCCGAGTAATATCGCAGAAGGCGCTGCCCGGATGACTGCAAAGGAGTTCGGGCATTTTCTTTGTATAGCGCGCGGATCGCTCAGCGAACTCGAGACGCAATACATGCTGGTTTGCCGGTTGAAAATGGCCGATCCGTCAAAACAACTTGAGGAAGGTATGCATGAAGTGTTTGGCTTGCTGGGCGGGTTGTTGCGCAAACTGAATGCGCAACTGGTTTAG
- a CDS encoding SAM-dependent methyltransferase: MTTGTLYLLPVPLGEDTLDSVLPADVISIARRLTHFIVEAPKTARHMLKAFGTPHELRSLWMQELNEHTQDKELAALLAPLLAGQDVGLMSEAGCPGVADPGANLIRLAHARGIKVAPLVGPSSILLALMASGANGQKFRFNGYLPADGAARIDAIRKLEQDSAKLKQAELFIETPYRNGALFDALLASCRPQTLLTVARDITTPDELIVTREIGQWKKHGAPDLHKRPTVFVLYAG, from the coding sequence GTGACGACCGGTACTTTATATCTGTTGCCCGTGCCGCTGGGCGAGGACACGCTCGATAGTGTTCTCCCCGCAGATGTCATCAGCATTGCACGCCGACTGACGCACTTTATTGTCGAGGCCCCCAAAACCGCCCGCCACATGCTCAAGGCCTTTGGCACGCCGCATGAACTGCGCAGCTTGTGGATGCAGGAATTGAACGAGCATACGCAGGACAAAGAACTGGCCGCCTTGCTGGCGCCGCTGCTGGCCGGTCAAGACGTGGGCCTGATGTCAGAGGCCGGCTGCCCCGGCGTGGCCGATCCAGGCGCCAATCTGATTCGCCTGGCCCACGCGCGCGGCATCAAGGTCGCGCCGCTGGTGGGGCCGTCGTCCATTTTGCTGGCCCTGATGGCCAGTGGCGCCAACGGACAGAAGTTCCGCTTCAACGGCTACCTGCCGGCGGATGGCGCGGCACGCATTGATGCCATCCGCAAACTGGAACAGGATTCGGCCAAACTCAAACAGGCGGAGTTGTTCATTGAAACGCCCTACCGCAATGGCGCCCTGTTTGACGCCCTGCTGGCAAGCTGCCGCCCGCAAACCTTGCTGACCGTGGCGCGCGATATCACCACACCGGATGAGCTGATCGTCACCCGCGAGATCGGCCAGTGGAAAAAACACGGCGCGCCAGACCTGCACAAGCGCCCGACCGTGTTTGTGCTGTACGCCGGCTAA
- the dnaJ gene encoding molecular chaperone DnaJ, with translation MSKKDFYEVLGVNRDASDDDIKKAYRKLAMKYHPDRNPDSKEAEEKFKEGKEAYEILSDSQKRAAYDQYGHAGVDPQAGMGGGGFGGGGFADAFSDIFGDIFGGGQGGGRGGRSNVYRGSDLRYNMEITLEEAARGVERQIKIPAHEECDLCHGSGAKPGTEAKTCHTCNGQGQVRVSQGFFSIQQTCPTCHGSGKYIPDPCRNCHGTGRVQTTKTLAVKIPGGVDEGDRIRLSGEGEPGVNGGPHGDLYVVIHIKAHSVFEREGNDLHCEMPISITAAALGGEIEIPTLDGKARISIPAGTQSGQVFRLRGKGIKGVRSAVTGDLMCHVMLETPVNLTSRQKELLREFEQISQDEPAKHNPRAKSFMDKVKDFFGG, from the coding sequence ATGTCAAAAAAAGATTTTTACGAAGTATTGGGCGTCAACCGCGATGCTTCGGACGATGACATCAAAAAGGCGTATCGCAAACTCGCGATGAAGTACCATCCGGACCGCAATCCGGATAGCAAGGAAGCCGAAGAGAAGTTCAAGGAAGGCAAAGAGGCGTATGAAATCCTCTCGGACAGCCAGAAGCGCGCTGCGTATGACCAGTACGGCCACGCCGGGGTAGACCCGCAGGCCGGCATGGGCGGTGGCGGCTTTGGTGGCGGCGGCTTTGCCGATGCGTTCTCTGACATCTTTGGCGACATCTTCGGTGGTGGCCAGGGTGGTGGTCGCGGCGGGCGCAGCAATGTGTATCGCGGGTCTGACCTGCGCTACAACATGGAAATCACGCTGGAAGAAGCCGCACGCGGCGTCGAGCGCCAGATCAAGATTCCGGCGCATGAAGAATGCGACCTTTGCCACGGCTCCGGTGCCAAGCCGGGCACGGAGGCCAAGACCTGCCATACGTGTAACGGTCAAGGCCAGGTGCGCGTGTCGCAAGGGTTCTTCTCGATCCAGCAAACCTGCCCGACGTGTCATGGCAGCGGCAAATACATTCCGGACCCATGCCGCAATTGTCATGGTACCGGCCGTGTGCAGACCACCAAGACCCTCGCGGTGAAGATTCCGGGTGGCGTGGACGAGGGCGATCGTATTCGTCTGTCTGGCGAAGGCGAGCCAGGCGTGAACGGCGGTCCGCACGGCGACTTGTATGTGGTCATCCACATCAAAGCGCACAGCGTATTTGAGCGTGAAGGCAACGATCTGCATTGCGAAATGCCGATCAGCATTACCGCCGCTGCGCTGGGTGGCGAGATCGAGATCCCCACGCTGGACGGCAAAGCGCGGATTTCCATCCCGGCCGGTACGCAATCGGGCCAGGTGTTCCGTCTGCGCGGCAAGGGCATCAAGGGCGTACGCAGTGCCGTCACGGGTGACCTGATGTGCCACGTGATGCTGGAAACCCCGGTGAACCTGACTTCGCGCCAGAAAGAACTGCTGCGCGAGTTTGAACAGATCAGCCAGGACGAACCCGCCAAGCACAACCCGCGTGCCAAGTCCTTTATGGACAAGGTCAAAGACTTCTTCGGCGGCTGA